The DNA window AacgcataaaaaaaaagagtgcaAAGCACACGTGTAGGGTCCGTTTGGCGTAGCTCCAGCTCGCAACTCCAACTTAACTAGAGCTGGAGTTGTGCCAAATGATacagattttaatttttttggagtGGAGTTGACGGAGCTGctcctgaaaaatgaactacacAGATGAGCTGGGTTTTTGCTGTTCCACAGCTCCACTCCACACCAAAAGACCTGCtaccttttattattttattgtaattactTGAATCTGCCACTCatgctactatatattattagtaaatatttatagtgtgttaactatcatatagtattttataaccatataATTGTGTTGTTgaagttcaaaagaaaaataatcagtatttaattacatgaaaagaaacataatcaAATTATGGTTTAATCATGACTACACATAATCCGCAAGGCTATTTTGTCAATCAACTTCGTATTATCTCTTTTAGGAGTTTTGGAAGTTTTGGAGCAGACCAAGCTAGCCAAACAGTTTTGGATTTGCTCTTCGGCTCTCACAGGAGTTGGAGTTTGGAGCTAGGATCTAGAGTTTAGAGCCCTACCAAACGGGCCCATAGTATGCTATTGTCACCTTTGTTtcactttttagttttatatatttttactttttacttttttataattaataatgattgtGAAGCAATgataattttacttttttttccacgCGTCCCACGTGGCACCTGAGTGGAGATATGATGTCTTATTATAAGCATGTGAAATAAAACATCCACAATGGATGTGGTATTATTTAAGCGAAACAAAGACCGTTTAATGACCCACAAGCTTAATGGATTGGAATATGCATTAGGCCCAGTAGGCTGGATTATGGGCGATGATTAAGAGTGAAGCCTACTGTGGGCTAGATCCCAACTTTTCTCCTCTGCTCCAAAAACATTTCATATGATACATCAAATCATTAGTTAAACGAGGggaatttcatgatttttACGGGATTAATTGCACTGATTCGTCGGGGTCATTGCTGCAGGCGCCTTGCCGTATGCTGATGTGGGCGTAGCGACTAGCGAGGCCATCATGGCCGGCCGTCTCCGGCCTCGTGATTCCGTTGCATGGAGTCGttcgtcgctgccggtgtctGATGGCTCACTCGCTGGCCAAGCGATGGTGGTCTGAACCCTCTTCTCGCGGCTTGATACCACATATACGGAGCTTGTTTGAAAAAGTTTTAGATACTGCTGTTTCGTAGCCAGCTTttaagaatctagaaaagccAGTAAACCCAGGTTCTCCAGCTTCTgcattcttagttcatttttcaaaatctACAATTACAGATTCTCAGTAGCCATGGACTATTTAGAATagcttctggcagaaacaGCTTTTGGAAAAATCTACAGCTATGAGAAGCTCCTCAAACAGGCCCATAGTATTATACATGATACCCATATGTACTAGATCAGTTGATACCCTAGGTAATAATAAGGTACTTAATAGtgcataacatttttttagagaaaatttaactaatgtcattgacaaatacttaattctaaaaatgtcATTGATGAATGcgagttctaaaaaataccatcgtacaaacaaatttgtctaaaaaatatcatcgtcgttagggttccgtcaaattttttccgttaagtgctatGAACGGTGCTTTTAAAGACGGAAATGGATAGAACCGTAACGgcgatggtattttttagacaaattcgtttgtacgatgatatttcttagaactcgcattcgtcaatggcattttttagacttagacgtttgtcaatgacatttttagatttttctcatttttttactaatagtGCATAAATTAagtcataaataaaatattattaaaatactatCCAAGTTCTTCATGTAACTaagattgtttttattagataaagaTGAAAGATCTAATTTTTTGGATAGCTATTTTATGCTATAAACAATTGAAATAAcctctataaagttaaaaatctaatagAAATGTTAGTTggtcaacttttatataaaaacttttttataaaaatacaatatttaacaGTTTAAAAAGTGCGCGCGCACAAATGGAATAATCAACCCTtaaagaacacagcctaaCTCAACATCCGAAGGCCACATTGTGGAAATAtcttaaaactaaatttaaacaaCCAAACTCAACATGAATCCTGAATCctcaccttttttttcaccCATTGTGAATCACGATACAACAATGTTTTACACAACAAGTCCTCTGGTCCATATATCATAATTAAGATGATTTAGGTGCCTTGGGGGAACCAGCATGTCATACCACTATCTCACAAGACAGATGTAAATACAACATGTATCTAGCTAGTATCATCTCCTCCTTTACAAGCAGGTGTTGCTAAGCATTCATAACCAGGTGCCTGGCCTATCCTTGATCATTCTAAGAACTCTCCGGGCGAAACTTCCAGACACGAACATAGTTTTCGCCATGTGTGGTCACAATTTTCTTCATGCCTACCGACAGGCAAGTAATCTGAGGGCGCAGGCGTGTGGGGATGTTGTCGAGCCGGGCATCTGGAGCAACCTGGCGCACGAGTTTCTTTTCGACTTGCTGCCGGGAGCTGGATTCTGCTGGGCGGTCCGCATCAACTATGAAACTTCGGATGATTTCACCAGTTCTTTGGCATATCAGGCGGAGCACACCATCAATGCCGCCCACTGCCAGTGTTGCTGTGTCACCTGGCAAGTGATGTGTGGCGTAGATGACATTTGGGCTAACTCGCTTTTCCCAGAGAGGCCTGAGGGTCCTGAGAACGAACAAGGAAAGAATGCAAGGATAATTGTGATGAGATCGCATCTACTATGACTTGATGCAGTACACCATTAGCAGTATAGCACTAAGACGTGTGTGGCCAACACTCTTGCCATGCACGAACTAAAAGCAATGTAAAACAGTTACAGATTCCATAAGCATCaccccgcaaaaaaaaaaaaaaattaaatccataacCATCACGGAAGTGCacgtgataaaaaataatgaaaacacCAGAAACTTCACAACACGAACCTTAACTTCCCTATGTAAGAATATTTAGTTAACAAAATAACTTGCTAAATTAGTAAAATTGCAATTGTTCAAAAACTTGAAATGCAGAAATTATTAATCTACAATGTAAAAGTAATCTGAACTCTAAACTAATTGTAAACAACTACTATTGTAAACTAATTGAAGTTTACCATAAAACATACTCGTAAAAGATTATGAGGCATGGACTATGGAGTAACAAAGGAAAATGATTTATGCAAGCCATGCATCTGTTTATCCAAGTTGACTCTATTCAAAGTCTCAAACTAAATAAAGTGTATAAAAACAATACTTTAATGTTCTTGATTTGTTCTGGAACTCTGTTTCAGTTTAATTAGTAAAACTATTACTATCATTACCAACCTTAAGTCCCAGCAGTGCGCGTAACCAGCAGATGAGCCCGCGAACATTAGCTGCCCACTTGTGCTGAATGACAAGCATCTCATTGCTGAAATCATTAAAAACAGAAGCTAGCTGATTAATGATTAAGATCACAGCACTAAAAGTTTAACATATTGGCATGGGCTATCATTGGTGACTTTTATCTCAAAAAGATTCAGCAAGGACAAATACTGCcagtaaaattttacatatagcTTTATCATCAAACTAAGATGAGACACCAAACCGATTTTTTATAACCAACACcaaaactaaagaaattgCCAAAAATAAAGATTGTATTAGACTCACTCAGAACCACTGCCTTTTTGCTAGAACAAAAATGCTAAAATTGTTTAACAGAAGGTAACCTTTAAGAAGGAAAACAAGGAACACtacataactatattttagctTGTTATTATTAGGTCTACTGTTTTTTTCTGCTCTGACTTTTGTTGACCAAGCACTGTGATTCAGGTGTATTGTGttgtttatgattgatgaaaatttgaaaatggtTTTATCATGGTAATTCAGTAGCTTTGAGCATTTTCAACATGGAAACTTCTAGTTGTAACCTTGGAGATCAAGAGCATCCTCAATCCCCATCACTCATCAATGACAGATATTCCATCATGTTTATTATTCAGGAATCAGGATCAGTTGAAGGTTACCTGTTGGTGCAAAAGTTGATTTCAGAACACCTAACTTCTGTCCAGAGGTTTGATCTGCAATAGCTACATTTCCAAATGTAGAACCAGCAGCAATGAACTGGTCATCTGTTATTGTCAAGCATGTCAAGGGAGAAGAGTGAAGCCTGTATAGCACAGTTAAAAGGAGCATCAGCTGCAAAACATACTAACATAGAATGcagaactttaaatttaacaaGGTGCACAATCGTCTGAATTTTaccttatttatatttttttccttaaaaattgGTCAAATCTCCTATCATTATCGAACAATTTAGAATTATATCTAATCTAAGCAAGTGTTGCTTCTCAATTTTCTGCATTCACCAGAGACCCACATGAATATAAAACTAGACGTAACTTTAGAATAAAGATTCTGAACCTAAGCACAGTCACATTTGACCTTACAATTTCGTAAATCATTCAAGGAAAAAGAAACTTCATGAGGTGCATACATGCATTGATAAACGTCAAATTATACTAGCTGTAATGGCTATTAAGTAAGGTTGTATACGCATATCAAAGTACATAATTTCTCAGAAGTGAAGTGAAGCTTACTTACAGAAGTTTAAATTAAAGAATCAAACAACTCAAAGGAACTGTATTTAGACGCTATACCCCAGCATGCTCACCGGAAGATGCTTGAGCAACTCCTGCTGTACATATCATATACAAAGGCTCTACCGTCGTCGCAACCAATAACAACCTCTGGATCAGCATAACTGCAGAAGCAAATGAACATTTGGAGGTTAAGCTAACAAAATCTTATCAAATAATGTTTATATGGCAAACAAGCCTGTGCATCAATCATGTTCCTCTGTGATTACATGCTTTCAAGAACAATTCAGTAGTTTTGGTAGTGTATGTACCATCTAACTTTTCATTTGTTTGAAACAAAAGCCATGCAATGTACAAAACTTAAACCAGGTTCCTTACCTCATACATAAGCCATGATTGAATGAGGCCCCATGAGATTGAAAAATACTTCTTGGCTCACTACGTCTCCATATGCAAAGCTGCGAGCTAGTCAAACCTACAATCTTCACAGAGGATTGgaattttttataagtatataagaAGTCTATAGATATGGTGgttcataaataaaatcaaagttgTTTGAACCTGGTTTACTGCATCTACATGATGAATAGAACAGTTTACACTTTACACAATATACAACTATTAGAATCACAAATTCAGACAGTGTTATTAAGTTGACAATGCTAATAATGGAACATCCATTAATAGTTACATAAAGTGCAATGTAATGCATATAATGGTAAAAATGCCCAGCCTATGAAGATTTCCAAGACAAAACAGAGTTGGTGTTTCAAATGAGACCAATACCATCTACAATTTTATATACCCACCATTTCCCTAGATGTTGATCATCCTCATGGGtgggttggggggggggggggcatatATATGATTGAATTGCTTCGAATGTCAGATTAGTACTTGTAAGGAATTAATAGCACATATAGTCTATTTGGCAGTTTCCGTTCACATTCTAAATCAAGCCCAAAAAAACATACCACTGAGTCTAAGGCGATCAAATCTTATATCTGAATGAATAAGATGCTTAAATGTGCAGCAGGAATTTCTAACATGCAGGTGAGCTACAAATAGGCATGCATTTACATTGTTACAGAACATTTGGAATTTCGTGTGAAACCATTATTGAAGCAAGAGTCTATTATAGCCCTTCCTGTCAAGTGCATAAGGCCACAGCTAGATAGCAAGGACAGAAGGACTGCAAGGCATGGACATTTACCttattttcatcaaaatcGAAGTCAACCAGTACTTTATTGTTTGGAGCATTGTACTCGTTCATGTATTTGCAACTTTCAGCAGACCAAAGTCGGAGAAACTGGCAAAGACCAAATGCCAAAACGATAAGCACGGTCATAAGAAGATCGGTGAAAGaattaagcaaaaaaaaaaaaaaactagtaagcactgCAAATCTGCAGTCAGGCTTTATATTATCTAAAAGCTTGGCAGTGTATTCAGGTAACCATGGTTTCCAGTTTCCACAATCATGTCATGTCATGTTTCAAATGAAGTTCTGCATTATTATAACATCATCTGAACTGTGAAAGTGCAGTATTATTAACCACACCTGTGTTTGAGAAAATACTTACTGTACACTGCATTACTATGTTTCTTTTCACACATTTGGCATGTGAAGCTCTTAAAAGGGCCTAGCAAAAAcgatctaaaatatataaactatagTAATACAAATTGGGTTtgttacattatttttttttcatttaaaaaaatcagtcatTTAACATTGATGAAGCATAAATGCGTAATAAGAACAGCACTTGATGCAAGGGTCACCTTATCTCCAACACCAGTTAAGATTGAGCCACTCTTCATACGGCATATGGTGGCCCTGAAACAAGAAATATGAAACTGAAAGAGAATAATATGGACATTGAGCCACTCTCCCAGCAGCGTAGCtcgagaaagaaaatatttgatcaaaatcGAACaataccaaaaaattaaacataaaatgtTCAAAGAATTGAGAATATGAGGACACTATGCAGAATAAGCAGCCTAAATTCAGACTATCATCATACTAGGGGCGTACCGGTTAGGATGACCAATCCACTGATAAACTTCAGAAGGACCTCTAGAGAAAGACAAGGCATGTTCATCAAGTGCAAGCTCCTTGAAGTAACTCTTTATTGAAATGTTAGACCTTGAACTTCTTGCTTGTGGATTCCTCTTGTAATATAGATCCCTCATCAGATGAGCTGTGTCAATAACTCTATTCCTATCGACCAAGCAGAACAGAAGAAGTGCAAGTTTCAATAAAAAACGGATAAATCGCTTGATAACTTAGTAATCTTCACAAGAAAACATTCATCTGGTGGTATAGACAAAAATGTGTATGAATAAAATTACCGTATGAAACTAAAATTACGATCACATAATTGTTGATACCGAAAATAGTAACTGGAAACAAGAAATAacacatatttatttaatagtcaaatcgTTACCCAATGTACTGAATAGAATATCCAAAGAAGAAACATGGAATAACATGTTAAGAAGAATATAACAAACAAATGAGAGGCTAAATGCATCTTCAACAAATGCTACCAGGCCCACATCTACTGCATTAGCCGAGTGTTTTAAGCAACAGTCAGTTCGAAGGATATACTATTTCAGCATTCCTCTAGGACGAACCGAATCAGCATAAAACACAACAGTCCAGCAAGTTGGTTGCACATGGGAATGGGACAGCAGAGTAGTAATCGAGGCTATTTTCTTCCGGTCTCAGATTAGGGGCATGTTTATGGGAGTTTAAGATTCTGAGATACAGCTGTTGAAAAGCCGGCTTCTcagaatctgaaaaagctggattttctagcttttagcttctagtttattttctaaattctaactttagattctcagaagctaaaTGTTGTTTGGAAAAGCTTGATATTCTTTGAGAAGCTCCAGCTGCCAAAAGCTCCCAAAACAGGCCATAGGTACCGGATGGTGCTGTTAATTAGAGCAAACAAAGATAAATGAACATCCCCAGCGAAATCAAAACACAAACACAGCGTGCGTGATAGtagaagaggagggaggagggcagggagggagagacgattCGCGCTGTGGACCGAGACTAACCATGAGTTGCAGACGGCGGAGCAGCGGGCGAGGTCGAAGTGGTCGTCGAGGCGGGAGAAGACGGAGCGGAGGGTGTCGTCGTTCAGCGCTTGCGCCGTCGCCCCCACCCCCGCGCCGTTTCCCCTGCGGCGCTTCACGCCcgcgctcccgctcccgctcccgccccgGCCCCGGCTGCTGCTCGCCTCCATGGCCGtgcacccctctctctcctctcctcccgccACCTCTCTGCGGTGGCGGACGCGCCGCCCGTCTGCTTGTTCGCCCTGCAGCCGCTCGTTCTGCCGgtagccgccgcggccgccgggaCTGTCAGGCCCATGAGCCCATCTGATGGTTGTCTGAACGGCCCAGCGAAGTCGTCACGCCTGGCCCATCATAGGGACAACAAGTCCAGTCCAATTTGGGCCCACAACAATACCATGGAAGAAGCCCAACTCGACCCATCTCAATTTCGGCCCACCATAACCTTAATCGCAAAGGAATAAGTTCATCTGACACCCCTCAACATTTCGTCGAGTCTGCGACATATCCCTAAACCTCCATACCAGAAATCTTCACCTCTAAACTATACAAAACCGTGCAGATTAGGTCCTAGGGCAGTATGCATGGATGGTTTCGCTGACGTGAAATCCTAGTCAGcaagaagaaaattaaaaaaaaggtggagCCCACATGTCAACTGCAAGCCACAATTTCCCGTTACCTTCCTCCCTACCTACGCCGGCGACGCGCCCCCACCCAAATCCGATGACGAGAtgaggcaacgacggcgtcggcaaATTCTCGCCCACGTTCCACCTGttgccgcccgccgccgcaccggtcGTGTCCCTCGTCTCCTGCCATGAATGGCGAGCTGGGGTGGCCGGCGAGCTGTTGTCTCGGTTCCCCCTTTCTCTCTGCTCTAGCGGCGGCCAACGACCTAGGGCAACGGCAACGGTCGGCGAGCTTCGCACGGatggcggacggcgacgcagATGGGGTCGGGCGGTGACGACTGACGCGCTAGGGATCCGCCTGCTagtcgccctcgccgtcaccatcgGCCCGGCCGCCACCATCCCCGTCGCACGCTCGCGTCGACCGCTGCCCGTGCTCTGCCCTCCAGCCGCACCGGCTGTCGCTAGCCACCGCCGCGCGGCTCTGCTACCCACCTACGCCGGCCTCCGCTCGATCCGCACCAGGACGGTGCACGACGCCACCTACCTGGCCGGGGCGCACACATCACCGTATACCCCGTCGACCAGATTGAGGACGATGGGGAGCGTCCGAGCGGTGGAGGGTGCCCCATCGAACAGGGTGTTGCCGGTCACCTCGGCTGCCGCCGCAAGCCTGCGTCCTAGCCACCACCGCGCTCTGGCTAGGCGTTGCTAGTGATGACCCGATAGATGTGGAACTGAATGCAGGCGTACGTCTGCGACTTGCCGAACATCTGctgctccggcgacgacgtctCGTTCAGGAACGCCCAGCTGCTCCGTGTTCACCTACGTACGtatcatcaattcatcatgCATATGTGCATGCACTTACAAATTAGTTATTATTCGATCGATCAGCTAGCTAcgtactaattattttataattattagatttgattaattagtacACAGTACGTACCAGCACTCGCTGCTGGTGCTGgcaccgtcgtcgttgtcgtcaTGCTGGTCGGTGAGCCGACCGCTGACGATCATGGTGAGGAgccaccggcgacggcagctCGCTGTGGGAATAGGACTAGTACGGAcggtcgacggcgagggctGGGGCAGACGGCGGTGGGGCAGGCGGGTTGGGGCATGTTGGTCACCGCGAGACGACGGTCGATGGGCTAGGGACGAGCAGCGACGGTCGTCGAGCCGGGACACGCAGGGCGAtggcgtgcggcggcgtgggCAGGGGGTGGGCGGCGTGGCCAGCGGCAGCTAGCGGTCTGGGGAGGAGCGGATGGCGaacgacggcgcgggcgagggCAGCGATCGGCGGTCACCGAGCCGGCTGAGCCCGAGCTCCTCCTTCTGCCAGAAAAGGAGAGAACAGAGAGAtggagagttttttttcatcattttaaTCCTATTCACTGACAAGTAGGCCCCACAAACTTtgtatgactttttttttgctgactaGGATGCCACGTAAGTAAAACCACTCCCTTCATACTGCCTAGGGACTTATATTAGGCGGGATATGTGAATTCAAGGTCCAAAATTTCTGATATTGGGGTTTAGGGATGATTTTGAAACTCGGCGTGGACTTATTCCAATCGCAAATATTGGTAGAAACATCCAACTCTAATATGGAAGTGGCTTTAGTTCCACTGGTTAGGTTTCTTGTGTGAAGGAACATGTTCAACtctagttatttttctttcagagGCTCATGTTGGCTGAAATTTTGACAATATGACTCATACCAAAaacttattataaaaataaaatgtgccaaaaacttatttaaaaataagccATGACCTCAACACCACCGAGAATTGCACTGAAGTACTATATTTTAGCGGCATACCCTTTGTCTTACTGGCATGACATCTCAAATAGCGGGAGCTTAGGACATTCACAATATAATAACTAGAGTAATATCCatagaattaaataagttgtcacatAGGATAGAAGATAATGTCGCaaacaaatgaagaaaaagaaggaagtcatatcttgcatgagacattaCTTCTACATAACACCTAAGACATAATGAAAGATGAGTATCATTAAATTCCATGTGAGTTAGTAGTATTTGCATGACAAGAGTGATGTGTTTCTTGATGACATAGAGAATATAGAAATCCAGACTAGTTCTTGAATTAGGATTGCTCTAATTTAATCAACTTGCCATTACCATGGATGTCATTGgctatttataatatatatatatatatatatatatatatatatatatatatatatatatataaagcctCCATCCTACTaacaggtgtagctactcccttcatgtCTAAAgtgcagaaacacctctatacatatttcttttctcttccaacagaaagtataaactctatacatgtagttatatcattcacataagatttaatagtgtccatgctttctgttgggtgggagcagaaacagctatgaaaatatttttcatcatggacgtgcagggaatagctacacctggtagtaggatctaacTTTTCTTcctaactgtttctgctctcacccaacagaaagtatagacactattaaatctcatttaaatgatacaactacatgtatagagtttaTTCTTTCtattggaagagagaagaaatatatatagaggtgtttctgcaGCTTAGatgtgaagggagtagctatacCTGGTaataggatatatatatatatatatatatatatatatatatatatatatatatatatatatatatatatatatatatatataagtcacACGATTGCCCTTAGGTGATGCAGCTACTCGAGACGGTATGATGCACAAGACAACCTTTATGGTTAGAAGCTGATACTCCAACACAAATCCACCTCGAATTACTTGTATCTGCATCCCTTGCTTCAACAATGCCAGCTCCCCACAAGCATCTGCAAATATGGCATAAGAGAAGTCATTTTCGCCAACCCCACAAGAAACCATTGACACAAATAAACCTAGAGCCTCCTTATCCTGCCTATTCCTGAGACACCCTGCCATCATCGAATTCCATGCAACAATATCCCTCATCAGCATCACCCCAAAGAATATCGTTGCATAGTCAATTTTCCATCATCTTGAGTACATGTTAAGAACCTCATTCCCACAACCGCATCAACCAACCCATCGAAACTCATCTTGAAAATTATGGCATGGATTTCCATCCCATAGGCAAGCAACACCAGACAGGGAGAACCCATTGGGCACAACACCAGACGACACCATATCGCGAAGCAGGGCGAGGGAGTCATAGTACAGACCCTGATGTGCATGGCCGGTGATGAGCGACGTCCAGAAGACCACATCCCGGTTGGGCATTTCACCGAACAGCTCCCGCGCGTACTCAGGGAGC is part of the Oryza brachyantha chromosome 11, ObraRS2, whole genome shotgun sequence genome and encodes:
- the LOC102711022 gene encoding F-box/WD-40 repeat-containing protein At3g52030, whose translation is MEASSSRGRGGSGSGSAGVKRRRGNGAGVGATAQALNDDTLRSVFSRLDDHFDLARCSAVCNSWNRVIDTAHLMRDLYYKRNPQARSSRSNISIKSYFKELALDEHALSFSRGPSEVYQWIGHPNRATICRMKSGSILTGVGDKFLRLWSAESCKYMNEYNAPNNKVLVDFDFDENKIVGLTSSQLCIWRRSEPRSIFQSHGASFNHGLCMSYADPEVVIGCDDGRAFVYDMYSRSCSSIFRLHSSPLTCLTITDDQFIAAGSTFGNVAIADQTSGQKLGVLKSTFAPTAMRCLSFSTSGQLMFAGSSAGYAHCWDLRTLRPLWEKRVSPNVIYATHHLPGDTATLAVGGIDGVLRLICQRTGEIIRSFIVDADRPAESSSRQQVEKKLVRQVAPDARLDNIPTRLRPQITCLSVGMKKIVTTHGENYVRVWKFRPESS